One window of the Scylla paramamosain isolate STU-SP2022 chromosome 22, ASM3559412v1, whole genome shotgun sequence genome contains the following:
- the LOC135111704 gene encoding polycomb protein SCMH1-like isoform X2, producing the protein MPTPGRGPGRPPKNPRTCTWCSEVKSQLKYVFPTSSGKREFCSEMCLSEYRKALMKQGTCANCDNVIRTTPVKCESTSGRRRELCSNECLKAWAKKEKEQAEVEEEVGVASSVSSMATTPPSSMSPSSGNGVSPTEKALAEVAPGRGLSAAALAQIEAAAEFKWEDYLLETNSVPSPAKCFKQHKIPPKNEFKIGMKLEALDPRNLTSTCIATVVGTLGPRLRLRLDGSDNKNDFWRLVDCNNEIHPVGHCEEHGGMLQPPLGFRMNASSWPMFLLKTLHNAEVSPPHIFRSEPPTPSKNYFEVGMKLEAVDKKNPQLICAATVGAVNGDMIHVTFDGWRGAFDYWCRYDSRDIFPVGWCAMSGHPLQPPGQMWGPPSSRYKARVLNIPPPLAGASAKSPEIVPEKSPLSSPTSPTKPASRGRQRSPSPPPSSPDPPHQASPTAKSTQNSSTGKTPPQPAAATKPSPQQKPTSALSKQLLHTKPLLSSSSSSSSSSTSSSSSSCTSSPSSSLSTIKPSSSSKSSASKSLSSSSVTSPDVPPSSSPSSSKPPAGSVGSEGSTSTTPAASTTATTTTTTAPSDTPTSITTTAAPTISSSSSSPSRPPTPRTPESPLISTSQKILPCSPSPGGGTDPTKPPPPQKSPSITVTEPDTSTVHKLSASVVVYVNHGCTCGPYLDNSRVGELPLQFGPGSLNRVVRESIQALVDAAPDPRTVTSLLPQGTGKVIIKSSVEGTPETHRLPSLEKVEDFWSALETLFEDLMCCENFYTQHPISQCTKCARQSPAQFKREQEAAQQVTTGVKRPAPSPPSDATPTKVSKPTLQEPSPSSVSDPGHSPRPRGDPAEWTVEEVISHIAATDPALASHADLFRRHEIDGKALLLLNSDMMMKYMGLKLGPALKICNLINKIRGRKHLVS; encoded by the exons ATGCCAACGCCAGGAAGAG GTCCCGGTCGGCCCCCGAAGAACCCCCGAACATGTACCTGGTGCTCGGAGGTCAAATCACAGCTGAAGTATGTGTTCCCAACCAGCTCTGGCAAACGGGAATTCTGCTCAGAAATGTGCCTCTCAGAGTACAGGAAAGCTCTCATGAAG CAAGGGACTTGTGCCAACTGTGACAATGTGATCCGCACGACACCTGTCAAGTGTGAATCGACAagcggcaggaggagggaacTGTGCAGCAATGAGTGCCTTAAGGCATGGgccaagaaagagaaggagcaggccgaggtggaagaagaggtgggCGTGGCCTCCTCTGTGTCCTCCATGGCCACCACTCCACCTTCTAGCATGTCTCCCTCCTCAGGCAACGGAGTGTCCCCAACGGAGAAGGCCCTGGCTGAGGTGGCCCCGG GGCGTGGGCTGAGTGCAGCAGCCTTGGCACAGATAGAGGCAGCTGCTGAGTTCAAGTGGGAAGACTACCTGCTGGAGACCAACTCTGTACCCTCACCCGCCAAGTGCTTCAAACAG CACAAAATCCCTCCCAAGAATGAGTTTAAGATCGGCATGAAACTGGAGGCACTGGACCCTCGGAACTTGACATCCACCTGCATTGCCACAGTGGTGGGAACCCTTGGGCcacgcctccgcctccgcctggATGGCTCAGACAACAAGAATGACTTCTGGCGACTGGTGGACTGCAACAACGAGATCCACCCTGTGGGTCACTGTGAGGAGCATGGTGGCATGTTGCAGCCTCCTTTAG GGTTCAGGATGAATGCCTCTTCATGGCCTATGTTCCTTCTCAAGACCCTGCACAATGCTGAGGTCTCCCCACCACACATCTTCCGCTCTGAACCTCCCACACCATCCAAAAATTACTTTGAGGTGGGCATGAAGCTTGAGGCTGTAGACAAAAAGAATCCACAGCTGATCTGTGCAGCAACTGTTG GAGCTGTTAATGGAGACATGATCCACGTGACCTTTGATGGATGGAGAGGAGCTTTTGACTACTGGTGTCGCTATGACTCAAGGGACATCTTCCCTGTGGGCTGGTGTGCCATGTCTGGACATCCATTGCAGCCCCCTGGACAgatgt GGGGGCCTCCCAGCAGCCGCTACAAGGCTCGGGTGCTGAACATCCCACCTCCACTGGCCGGTGCATCAGCCAAGTCTCCAGAGATAGTGCCAGAGAAaagtcctctctcctctcccacctcccccaCCAAGCCTGCCTCACGGGGCAGGCAGCGATCCCCCTCTCCACCGCCAAGCAGTCCTGACCCACCCCACCAGGCCTCACCCACTGCTAAGTCCACACAGAATTCGTCCACTGGCAAGACGCCGCCACagcctgctgctgccaccaaGCCATCACCTCAGCAAAAACCAACCTCAGCCTTGTCTAAACAGTTGTTACACACCAAACCactattatcatcttcatcctcctcatcgtcgtcatccacatcatcatcatcatcctcatgtACATCGAGCCCATCGTCATCCCTGTCAACCATAAAGCCTTCATCTTCAAGTAAGTCATCTGCATCcaagtcattatcatcatcatcagtgacTTCACCAGAtgtccctccttcatcctcaccctcatcctccAAGCCCCCTGCAGGATCAGTGGGTTCCGAAGgcagcacctccaccactcctgctgcctccaccaccgccaccactaccaccaccactgcaccgtCAGACAcacccacctccatcaccaccactgctgcgcCCACCATCAGTTCGTCAAGTAGCTCTCCCTCGCGCCCACCAACCCCAAGGACTCCAGAatctcccctcatctccacCTCCCAGAAGATACTGCCCTGCTCCCCAAgtccaggaggaggaacagaccCCACcaagcctcctccacctcagaAGTCACCCAGCATCACAGTCACAGAACCAGATACCTCAACAGTTCATAAACTAAGTGC CTCAGTGGTGGTGTATGTCAACCATGGCTGCACCTGTGGCCCTTACCTGGACAACAGCCGGGTGGGAGAGCTGCCACTACAGTTTGGGCCAGGTAGCCTCAACCGAGTGGTGCGGGAATCCATCCAGGCGCTGGTGGACGCTGCCCCTGACCCCAGGACTGTTACATCCCTTCTACCTCAGGGCACCGGGAAAGTCATCATAAAAT CAAGTGTTGAAGGGACTCCTGAGACACACAGACTCCCTTCCCTGGAGAAGGTGGAAGACTTCTGGAGTGCCCTGGAGACCTTGTTTGAAGACCTGATGTGTTGTGAAAACTTCTACACTCAACATCCCATCAGTCAGTGTACCAAATGTGCCCGCCAGAGCCCTGCACAGTTCAAGAGGG aaCAAGAGGCAGCCCAGCAGGTGACAACAGGTGTCAAGCGGCCAGCTCCATCGCCACCCAGTGATGCCACCCCTACCAAAGTGTCCAAGCCCACTTTGCAAG AGCCTTCCCCCTCTTCAGTGAGTGATCCTGGCCACAGCCCTCGGCCCCGTGGGGATCCAGCTGAGTGGACAGTGGAGGAGGTCATTTCACACATTGCTGCCACAGACCCAGCTTTAGCCAGCCATGCTGACCTTTTCAGGAGACAT GAGATTGATGGGAAAGCACTGCTGCTACTGAACAGTGACATGATGATGAAGTACATGGGTCTAAAGTTGGGGCCTGCTCTCAAAATCTGCAACCTCATTAACAAGATTCGTGGCCGCAAGCACCTGGTTTCTTAG
- the LOC135111705 gene encoding growth hormone secretagogue receptor type 1-like — MVLELLVTSLGCTEQECEREEKTAVAIPTAVLPTTLLSVTASSRDVAPRNYSSSLPDVSFPTYMQGLYTAWCLLLLLVGLVGNVLVPVLVVRDRELRAASTSIFIANLVVADLLVLVVCLPALLSELYAPPAVWVLPASMCKVVPYVEFTVAHASMLTILAISVERYRAICHPLTAAASCSRARAALACLLVWVLATCITSPVIALTEYSYAEYIDHSLVPVCYTRVDSLWAKVFVVTSMAALFFLPLVVLVLLYWRIARQLLLDDEQLCKDKPNPHLHARKQVVVMLGTVVVVFFVCLLPHRIFSLWYIFITEETEDSISEEVYFNMLYAFRILVYFNSAINPVLYNVTSSKFRGAFFRLLGLQRGDPLHHTATATAHNTTITGGGGSMRNSLMKSSWRGQKLVVQCSYTCMWQEGEWHPLVEQQSHSPAIWGHTNLTSQLTSPAASPFLPRDCSRPAARQMESFV, encoded by the exons ATGGTCCTGGAGCTGCTGGTGACGTCGCTGGGCTGTACGGAGCAGGAGtgcgagagggaagagaagacggCGGTGGCGATACCCACGGCCGTACTGCCCACCACCTTGCTCTCCGTCACGGCCTCGTCCAGGGATGTCGCCCCCAGgaactactcctcctccctgcccgaTGTGTCCTTCCCCACCTACATGCAGGGGCTGTACACGGCCTGgtgcctcctgctgctgcttgtaGGGCTG GTGGGGAACGTGCTAGTGCCGGTGCTGGTAGTGCGGGACAGGGAGCTGCGGGCTGCTTCCACCAGCATCTTCATCGCCAACCTCGTGGTGGCGGacctgctggtgctggtggtgtgtcTCCCCGCCCTCCTCTCTGAGTTGTACGCGCCCCCTGCAGTGTGGGTCCTCCCAGCCTCCATGT GCAAGGTGGTGCCCTACGTGGAGTTCACCGTCGCCCACGCCTCCATGCTCACCATCCTGGCCATCTCGGTGGAGCGTTACCGGGCTATCTGTCACCCGCTGACTGCCGCTGCCTCCTGCAGCAGGGCCCGTGCCGCTCTGGCGTGCCTGCTGGTGTGGGTCCTCGCTACCTGCATCACCAG CCCAGTAATCGCCCTCACAGAGTACTCCTACGCCGAGTACATCGACCACTCCCTGGTGCCGGTCTGCTACACGCGCGTCGACTCACTCTGGGCCAAG GTGTTCGTGGTGACGTCCATGGCCGCTTTGTTCTTCCTGCCGTTGGTGGTGCTCGTGCTGCTGTACTGGAGGATTGCGAGGCAGCTGCTCCTGGATGACGAGCAACTGTGTAAGGACAAACCCAACCCACACCTGCACGCAAGGAAACAG gtggtggtgatgctgggtacggtggtggtggtgttcttcgTGTGTCTGCTCCCCCACCGCATCTTCAGTCTGTGGTACATCTTCATCACAGAGGAGACCGAGGACTCCATCAGTGAG GAGGTGTACTTCAACATGCTCTACGCCTTTCGCATCCTCGTGTATTTCAACTCCGCCATCAACCCGGTGCTGTACAACGTCACCTCCTCCAAGTTCAGAGGTGCCTTCTTCAG ACTGCTAGGGCTGCAGCGTGGAGACCCACTGCATCACACAGCCACTGCCACGgcccacaacaccaccatcacggGGGGAGGCGGTAGCATGCGCAACAGTCTGATGAAGTCGTCCTGGCGAGGGCAGAAGCTGGTGGTGCAATGCAGCTACACCTGCATGtggcaggagggagagtggcACCCTCTGGTAGAGCAGCAGTCTCACAGTCCAGCCATCTGGGGTCACACTAACCTCACCAGCCAACTTACAAGTCCCGCCGCCAGCCCCTTCCTGCCCCGTGACTGTTCCCGGCCCGCCGCCAGGCAGATGGAGAGTTTTGTGTAG
- the LOC135111704 gene encoding polycomb protein SCMH1-like isoform X1: protein MPTPGRGPGRPPKNPRTCTWCSEVKSQLKYVFPTSSGKREFCSEMCLSEYRKALMKQGTCANCDNVIRTTPVKCESTSGRRRELCSNECLKAWAKKEKEQAEVEEEVGVASSVSSMATTPPSSMSPSSGNGVSPTEKALAEVAPGRKGRGLSAAALAQIEAAAEFKWEDYLLETNSVPSPAKCFKQHKIPPKNEFKIGMKLEALDPRNLTSTCIATVVGTLGPRLRLRLDGSDNKNDFWRLVDCNNEIHPVGHCEEHGGMLQPPLGFRMNASSWPMFLLKTLHNAEVSPPHIFRSEPPTPSKNYFEVGMKLEAVDKKNPQLICAATVGAVNGDMIHVTFDGWRGAFDYWCRYDSRDIFPVGWCAMSGHPLQPPGQMWGPPSSRYKARVLNIPPPLAGASAKSPEIVPEKSPLSSPTSPTKPASRGRQRSPSPPPSSPDPPHQASPTAKSTQNSSTGKTPPQPAAATKPSPQQKPTSALSKQLLHTKPLLSSSSSSSSSSTSSSSSSCTSSPSSSLSTIKPSSSSKSSASKSLSSSSVTSPDVPPSSSPSSSKPPAGSVGSEGSTSTTPAASTTATTTTTTAPSDTPTSITTTAAPTISSSSSSPSRPPTPRTPESPLISTSQKILPCSPSPGGGTDPTKPPPPQKSPSITVTEPDTSTVHKLSASVVVYVNHGCTCGPYLDNSRVGELPLQFGPGSLNRVVRESIQALVDAAPDPRTVTSLLPQGTGKVIIKSSVEGTPETHRLPSLEKVEDFWSALETLFEDLMCCENFYTQHPISQCTKCARQSPAQFKREQEAAQQVTTGVKRPAPSPPSDATPTKVSKPTLQEPSPSSVSDPGHSPRPRGDPAEWTVEEVISHIAATDPALASHADLFRRHEIDGKALLLLNSDMMMKYMGLKLGPALKICNLINKIRGRKHLVS from the exons ATGCCAACGCCAGGAAGAG GTCCCGGTCGGCCCCCGAAGAACCCCCGAACATGTACCTGGTGCTCGGAGGTCAAATCACAGCTGAAGTATGTGTTCCCAACCAGCTCTGGCAAACGGGAATTCTGCTCAGAAATGTGCCTCTCAGAGTACAGGAAAGCTCTCATGAAG CAAGGGACTTGTGCCAACTGTGACAATGTGATCCGCACGACACCTGTCAAGTGTGAATCGACAagcggcaggaggagggaacTGTGCAGCAATGAGTGCCTTAAGGCATGGgccaagaaagagaaggagcaggccgaggtggaagaagaggtgggCGTGGCCTCCTCTGTGTCCTCCATGGCCACCACTCCACCTTCTAGCATGTCTCCCTCCTCAGGCAACGGAGTGTCCCCAACGGAGAAGGCCCTGGCTGAGGTGGCCCCGGGTAGGAAAG GGCGTGGGCTGAGTGCAGCAGCCTTGGCACAGATAGAGGCAGCTGCTGAGTTCAAGTGGGAAGACTACCTGCTGGAGACCAACTCTGTACCCTCACCCGCCAAGTGCTTCAAACAG CACAAAATCCCTCCCAAGAATGAGTTTAAGATCGGCATGAAACTGGAGGCACTGGACCCTCGGAACTTGACATCCACCTGCATTGCCACAGTGGTGGGAACCCTTGGGCcacgcctccgcctccgcctggATGGCTCAGACAACAAGAATGACTTCTGGCGACTGGTGGACTGCAACAACGAGATCCACCCTGTGGGTCACTGTGAGGAGCATGGTGGCATGTTGCAGCCTCCTTTAG GGTTCAGGATGAATGCCTCTTCATGGCCTATGTTCCTTCTCAAGACCCTGCACAATGCTGAGGTCTCCCCACCACACATCTTCCGCTCTGAACCTCCCACACCATCCAAAAATTACTTTGAGGTGGGCATGAAGCTTGAGGCTGTAGACAAAAAGAATCCACAGCTGATCTGTGCAGCAACTGTTG GAGCTGTTAATGGAGACATGATCCACGTGACCTTTGATGGATGGAGAGGAGCTTTTGACTACTGGTGTCGCTATGACTCAAGGGACATCTTCCCTGTGGGCTGGTGTGCCATGTCTGGACATCCATTGCAGCCCCCTGGACAgatgt GGGGGCCTCCCAGCAGCCGCTACAAGGCTCGGGTGCTGAACATCCCACCTCCACTGGCCGGTGCATCAGCCAAGTCTCCAGAGATAGTGCCAGAGAAaagtcctctctcctctcccacctcccccaCCAAGCCTGCCTCACGGGGCAGGCAGCGATCCCCCTCTCCACCGCCAAGCAGTCCTGACCCACCCCACCAGGCCTCACCCACTGCTAAGTCCACACAGAATTCGTCCACTGGCAAGACGCCGCCACagcctgctgctgccaccaaGCCATCACCTCAGCAAAAACCAACCTCAGCCTTGTCTAAACAGTTGTTACACACCAAACCactattatcatcttcatcctcctcatcgtcgtcatccacatcatcatcatcatcctcatgtACATCGAGCCCATCGTCATCCCTGTCAACCATAAAGCCTTCATCTTCAAGTAAGTCATCTGCATCcaagtcattatcatcatcatcagtgacTTCACCAGAtgtccctccttcatcctcaccctcatcctccAAGCCCCCTGCAGGATCAGTGGGTTCCGAAGgcagcacctccaccactcctgctgcctccaccaccgccaccactaccaccaccactgcaccgtCAGACAcacccacctccatcaccaccactgctgcgcCCACCATCAGTTCGTCAAGTAGCTCTCCCTCGCGCCCACCAACCCCAAGGACTCCAGAatctcccctcatctccacCTCCCAGAAGATACTGCCCTGCTCCCCAAgtccaggaggaggaacagaccCCACcaagcctcctccacctcagaAGTCACCCAGCATCACAGTCACAGAACCAGATACCTCAACAGTTCATAAACTAAGTGC CTCAGTGGTGGTGTATGTCAACCATGGCTGCACCTGTGGCCCTTACCTGGACAACAGCCGGGTGGGAGAGCTGCCACTACAGTTTGGGCCAGGTAGCCTCAACCGAGTGGTGCGGGAATCCATCCAGGCGCTGGTGGACGCTGCCCCTGACCCCAGGACTGTTACATCCCTTCTACCTCAGGGCACCGGGAAAGTCATCATAAAAT CAAGTGTTGAAGGGACTCCTGAGACACACAGACTCCCTTCCCTGGAGAAGGTGGAAGACTTCTGGAGTGCCCTGGAGACCTTGTTTGAAGACCTGATGTGTTGTGAAAACTTCTACACTCAACATCCCATCAGTCAGTGTACCAAATGTGCCCGCCAGAGCCCTGCACAGTTCAAGAGGG aaCAAGAGGCAGCCCAGCAGGTGACAACAGGTGTCAAGCGGCCAGCTCCATCGCCACCCAGTGATGCCACCCCTACCAAAGTGTCCAAGCCCACTTTGCAAG AGCCTTCCCCCTCTTCAGTGAGTGATCCTGGCCACAGCCCTCGGCCCCGTGGGGATCCAGCTGAGTGGACAGTGGAGGAGGTCATTTCACACATTGCTGCCACAGACCCAGCTTTAGCCAGCCATGCTGACCTTTTCAGGAGACAT GAGATTGATGGGAAAGCACTGCTGCTACTGAACAGTGACATGATGATGAAGTACATGGGTCTAAAGTTGGGGCCTGCTCTCAAAATCTGCAACCTCATTAACAAGATTCGTGGCCGCAAGCACCTGGTTTCTTAG